One segment of Haloplanus natans DSM 17983 DNA contains the following:
- a CDS encoding class I fructose-bisphosphate aldolase, whose amino-acid sequence MIPGADDAITRDGKALILAYDHGLEHGPVDFEPVPETTDPSTVFDVGTHDAVTAVAVQKGVAEAYYPSYEDDVTLLAKLNGTSNLWMGEPDSAVNWSVDYAAEVGADAIGFTLYGGSNNEVEMAEEFRQAQEKAREHDMGVVMWSYPRGQGLKDDTSPDTIAYATRLGLELGADIAKVKYPGSADAMDWAVRSAGDMRVVMSGGSKTSDEAFLSTVREAMDAGASGLAVGRNVFQRENPEAILDGLEAVIFDDATVDEALSATAGLEASD is encoded by the coding sequence ATGATTCCCGGTGCTGACGACGCGATCACTCGCGACGGCAAGGCGTTGATTCTCGCGTACGATCACGGCCTCGAACACGGGCCGGTCGACTTCGAACCGGTGCCGGAGACGACCGACCCGTCGACGGTGTTCGACGTGGGGACCCACGACGCGGTGACCGCCGTCGCCGTCCAGAAAGGCGTCGCCGAGGCGTACTACCCGTCCTACGAGGACGACGTGACACTCCTGGCGAAGCTCAACGGGACGAGCAACCTCTGGATGGGCGAACCCGACTCCGCGGTCAACTGGTCGGTCGACTACGCGGCCGAGGTCGGCGCCGACGCCATCGGCTTCACGCTCTATGGCGGCTCGAACAACGAAGTCGAGATGGCCGAGGAGTTCCGGCAGGCCCAGGAGAAAGCCCGCGAACACGATATGGGCGTCGTGATGTGGTCCTACCCGCGCGGACAGGGGCTGAAAGACGACACGAGCCCGGACACCATCGCCTACGCCACCCGTCTCGGTCTCGAACTCGGCGCCGACATCGCGAAGGTGAAATACCCCGGCTCGGCGGACGCGATGGACTGGGCCGTCCGGAGCGCGGGCGACATGCGAGTGGTCATGAGCGGCGGGTCGAAGACGAGCGACGAGGCGTTCCTCTCGACGGTGCGCGAGGCGATGGACGCCGGCGCCTCCGGCCTGGCGGTCGGGCGCAACGTCTTCCAGCGCGAGAACCCCGAGGCGATCCTCGACGGGCTCGAGGCGGTCATCTTCGACGACGCCACGGTCGACGAGGCGCTGTCGGCCACCGCGGGTCTCGAAGCGAGCGACTGA
- a CDS encoding mandelate racemase/muconate lactonizing enzyme family protein — MDRREFSLALARPLGTAKGTIHRREGVLVRVDADGILGVGEATPLPGWTESLADCRAALDAVSDRDAALRTALDADPRDPLAETPSAVTAALDDAPAARHAVESAVLDARGRRDDRPLATLLAADPATGVPVNATLGDGSVAETVDAARAAVDDGFDCLKLKVGAGDLDRDVARLRAVREAVGPDVTLRADANAAWDRETASEAVDAVASLDCSYLEQPLAADDLDGHAALRGRGVDIALDETLATTAVADVLAADAADVLILKPMALGGPARAHAVARRARAAGVVPVVTTTIDAAPARTAAVHVASAIPDVRPCGLATGDALDGDLAPDPAPVEGGVVAVPVGPGVAGDAFDTLF; from the coding sequence ATGGATCGACGCGAATTCTCGCTGGCGCTCGCCCGACCGCTCGGCACCGCGAAAGGGACGATCCACCGGCGCGAGGGCGTCCTCGTCCGCGTCGACGCCGACGGCATCCTCGGCGTCGGCGAGGCGACGCCGTTGCCTGGCTGGACCGAATCGCTCGCGGACTGTCGGGCGGCGCTCGACGCGGTGAGTGACCGTGACGCCGCCCTCCGCACCGCCCTCGACGCCGACCCCCGCGACCCCCTCGCCGAAACGCCGTCGGCGGTGACTGCCGCCCTCGACGACGCGCCCGCGGCCCGCCACGCGGTCGAATCGGCGGTGCTCGACGCGCGGGGCCGCCGCGACGACCGTCCGCTCGCGACGCTTCTCGCCGCCGACCCGGCGACGGGCGTCCCCGTCAACGCCACGCTCGGCGACGGCTCCGTCGCGGAGACGGTCGACGCCGCTCGCGCCGCCGTCGACGACGGCTTCGACTGTCTGAAACTGAAAGTCGGTGCCGGCGACCTGGACCGCGACGTGGCGCGTCTGCGGGCGGTCCGGGAGGCGGTCGGTCCCGACGTGACCCTCCGCGCCGACGCCAACGCCGCGTGGGACCGCGAGACGGCCAGCGAGGCCGTCGACGCCGTCGCGTCGCTCGATTGCTCCTATCTCGAACAGCCGCTCGCGGCCGACGACCTCGACGGGCACGCCGCGCTCCGGGGACGAGGGGTGGATATCGCCCTCGACGAGACGCTGGCGACGACGGCCGTCGCGGACGTACTCGCCGCGGACGCCGCCGACGTGCTGATCCTGAAGCCGATGGCGCTCGGCGGGCCGGCGCGGGCCCACGCCGTCGCCCGGCGTGCCCGTGCGGCGGGGGTTGTGCCCGTCGTCACCACTACGATCGACGCCGCGCCGGCGCGGACGGCGGCCGTCCACGTCGCAAGCGCGATTCCCGACGTGCGCCCCTGCGGGCTGGCGACTGGCGACGCTCTGGACGGGGATTTGGCCCCCGATCCGGCGCCCGTCGAGGGCGGGGTCGTGGCCGTTCCCGTCGGTCCGGGCGTCGCGGGCGACGCCTTCGACACCCTGTTTTGA
- a CDS encoding HpcH/HpaI aldolase/citrate lyase family protein, which yields MTRRTVLFSPGDRPDMCRKAPSTGADTVVFDLEDAVAPPRKAEARTAVADLLADGSFDPEAEVAVRVDADPATDLDALAGADRLDAVMVPKADAETVPRVAEALDARGLSIPILALIETATGVLDAREVAATPAVDALCFGAEDLAADLGATRTGEGTEVLYARERVVVAARAGGVEAVDTVYTDLDDHEGLREETRFAATLGYDGKMVVHPGQVAVVHDALAPDPDEVAWAERVLTAREDADREGRGVFAVDGEMIDAPLIARAERILDRVPDDG from the coding sequence ATGACCCGCCGAACCGTCCTGTTCTCGCCCGGCGACCGCCCCGATATGTGCCGGAAGGCGCCATCGACCGGCGCCGACACCGTCGTCTTTGACCTCGAGGACGCCGTGGCGCCGCCCCGGAAAGCGGAGGCCCGTACGGCCGTCGCCGACCTCCTCGCCGACGGGTCGTTCGATCCCGAGGCCGAGGTGGCGGTCCGGGTCGACGCCGACCCCGCGACGGATCTCGACGCCCTCGCGGGCGCCGACCGCCTCGACGCGGTGATGGTCCCGAAGGCGGACGCCGAGACGGTGCCGCGGGTGGCCGAGGCCCTCGACGCCCGCGGCCTGTCGATCCCCATCCTCGCCCTGATCGAGACGGCGACGGGCGTCCTCGACGCCCGCGAGGTGGCGGCGACGCCCGCCGTCGACGCGCTCTGTTTCGGCGCGGAGGACCTCGCGGCCGACCTCGGCGCCACCCGGACCGGCGAGGGGACCGAGGTGCTCTACGCCCGCGAACGCGTCGTGGTGGCGGCGCGAGCGGGAGGCGTCGAGGCCGTGGACACGGTGTATACGGATCTCGACGACCACGAGGGGTTGCGCGAGGAAACCCGGTTCGCGGCGACGCTCGGCTACGACGGAAAGATGGTCGTCCACCCGGGACAGGTAGCGGTGGTCCACGACGCCCTCGCGCCCGACCCCGACGAGGTGGCGTGGGCAGAGCGGGTACTGACGGCGCGGGAGGACGCGGACCGCGAGGGCCGCGGCGTCTTCGCGGTGGACGGCGAGATGATCGACGCGCCGCTGATCGCGCGCGCCGAGCGCATCCTGGATCGGGTACCCGACGACGGGTGA
- a CDS encoding 1,4-dihydroxy-2-naphthoate polyprenyltransferase codes for MSTEVSRSKAWLMAARPQTLPATVAPVAVGTGLAVGRGVDHPLAALAAFVGAALIQIGTNFANDYYDAVKGADTEDREGFTRVTQSGLIAPESVKRATYLTFAAAIVVGTTLVYVGGLPILVIGLLSVAAGLAYTGGPYPLGYHGLGDLFVFVFFGVVAVSGTYYVQAAAVLAGPFPLAIPPGTLPSVALVASLPVAALSTNILVVNNVRDMETDAETGKRTLAVRIGYRWSRVQYVALLALAYLVPVALWFVGPASPAVLLPLLTIPLAVAVSRTVCTRTSGEALNPALERTGKLLAAHALCFAVGLAVGV; via the coding sequence ATGAGCACGGAGGTCAGTCGCTCGAAGGCGTGGCTGATGGCCGCCCGACCGCAGACGCTCCCGGCCACCGTCGCACCCGTCGCCGTCGGCACCGGTCTCGCCGTCGGCCGCGGCGTCGACCATCCGCTCGCCGCGCTTGCGGCCTTCGTCGGCGCCGCTCTCATCCAGATCGGCACCAACTTCGCCAACGACTACTACGACGCCGTGAAAGGCGCCGACACCGAGGACCGGGAGGGGTTCACCCGCGTCACGCAGTCGGGACTCATCGCCCCCGAGTCGGTGAAACGCGCCACCTATCTCACGTTCGCCGCCGCCATCGTCGTCGGCACGACGCTCGTCTACGTCGGCGGCCTCCCCATCCTCGTGATCGGTCTCCTTTCGGTTGCCGCCGGCCTCGCCTACACCGGCGGTCCCTATCCGCTCGGCTACCACGGCCTCGGCGACCTCTTCGTCTTCGTCTTCTTCGGCGTCGTCGCCGTCTCCGGCACCTACTACGTACAGGCGGCGGCCGTCCTCGCCGGGCCGTTCCCACTCGCTATTCCGCCGGGGACGCTCCCGTCGGTCGCTCTCGTTGCCAGTCTTCCCGTCGCCGCCCTCTCGACGAACATCTTGGTCGTGAACAACGTCCGCGACATGGAGACCGACGCCGAGACGGGCAAGCGAACCCTCGCCGTCCGAATCGGCTACCGCTGGAGTCGCGTCCAGTACGTCGCCCTGCTTGCACTCGCCTATCTCGTCCCCGTTGCCCTGTGGTTCGTCGGTCCCGCGTCGCCCGCCGTACTTCTTCCGCTGTTGACGATTCCGCTCGCCGTCGCCGTCTCCCGCACCGTCTGCACCCGGACTTCGGGCGAGGCGCTCAACCCCGCGCTCGAACGCACCGGCAAACTGCTCGCGGCCCACGCGCTCTGTTTCGCCGTGGGCCTCGCGGTCGGCGTCTGA
- a CDS encoding DUF5658 family protein, translated as MSTDTAESRSRETTWIAVHGGGLDAIAPLTTTYAGWLWVAALASLVADSALTVYGLRLGLTEVNPVAAGLIADVGVVGALALLKVGAVAVAVVGWTVMPADYRGLVPAGLALPWTFASVVNVVAVGLALSA; from the coding sequence ATGTCGACCGATACGGCGGAGTCCCGATCACGGGAGACGACCTGGATCGCCGTCCACGGTGGCGGACTCGATGCCATCGCCCCCCTGACGACGACGTACGCCGGGTGGCTCTGGGTCGCCGCGCTGGCGAGCCTCGTCGCCGACAGCGCCCTCACCGTCTACGGCCTCCGTCTCGGCCTGACCGAGGTCAATCCCGTCGCCGCCGGCCTCATCGCCGACGTGGGCGTCGTCGGCGCGCTTGCACTCCTGAAAGTCGGGGCCGTCGCCGTCGCCGTCGTCGGCTGGACGGTCATGCCCGCGGACTACCGTGGACTGGTTCCCGCCGGCCTCGCGCTTCCGTGGACGTTCGCGTCGGTCGTGAACGTCGTGGCTGTCGGCCTCGCTCTGTCCGCTTGA
- a CDS encoding DUF3592 domain-containing protein, which translates to MRTVLRVIVSVAGLVFFLAGIGFGGLPIANELQTNEYVTSAKPVDATVLSTNATRELGGGMDREESPDPYWSVRVTFRYTVDGTTYESGHVTPPGTAETGTNVRVDNQSAAEAFLADYPENATVRAYYPPSEPSNGFLVKRTTPLIALAIPGAFGGLFAVVGLVLVGFGSGVLSLRGM; encoded by the coding sequence ATGAGAACTGTCCTCCGAGTGATCGTGAGCGTCGCCGGCCTCGTTTTTTTCCTGGCCGGTATCGGTTTCGGCGGCCTCCCGATAGCTAACGAACTCCAGACGAACGAGTACGTCACCAGCGCGAAACCGGTCGATGCGACGGTGCTCTCGACGAACGCGACGCGCGAACTCGGTGGCGGAATGGATCGCGAAGAGTCGCCCGACCCCTACTGGTCAGTTCGAGTCACGTTCCGCTACACCGTCGACGGGACGACGTACGAGAGCGGGCACGTCACGCCGCCGGGGACCGCTGAGACCGGGACGAACGTACGAGTGGACAACCAGTCTGCGGCCGAGGCGTTCCTCGCTGACTATCCCGAGAACGCGACCGTGAGGGCGTACTATCCGCCCAGCGAACCGTCCAACGGCTTCCTCGTAAAACGGACCACGCCGCTGATTGCGCTCGCGATTCCCGGGGCGTTCGGTGGGCTCTTCGCGGTCGTGGGACTCGTCCTCGTTGGGTTCGGGAGCGGGGTGCTTTCGCTGCGTGGGATGTGA
- a CDS encoding nucleoside deaminase has protein sequence MTTDLDDFDHASHMREAFSLAHEAAARGDEPFGSVLVRDDAVIMRESNRINTEDDLRRHPELHLAYRACQGYDPEERAETVMYTSTEPCPMCAGGMRTAGLGRVVYSVSGEEVATFTGREPTVRSATILDGVTEVVGPVLNDEGRDVHREFDW, from the coding sequence ATGACAACCGATCTCGACGACTTCGATCACGCCTCACACATGCGCGAGGCCTTCTCCCTGGCCCACGAGGCCGCCGCCCGCGGCGACGAGCCGTTCGGCTCCGTGCTCGTCCGCGACGACGCCGTCATCATGCGCGAGTCGAACCGCATCAACACCGAAGACGACCTGCGGCGCCACCCCGAACTCCACCTCGCGTACCGCGCGTGTCAGGGGTACGACCCCGAAGAGCGCGCCGAGACGGTCATGTACACGAGCACGGAGCCGTGTCCGATGTGCGCCGGCGGGATGCGGACCGCCGGTCTCGGGCGGGTCGTCTACAGCGTGAGCGGCGAGGAAGTGGCGACGTTCACCGGCCGGGAGCCGACCGTTCGATCGGCGACGATTCTGGACGGCGTGACCGAGGTGGTCGGCCCCGTGCTGAACGACGAGGGTCGGGACGTTCACCGCGAGTTCGACTGGTGA
- a CDS encoding DUF7522 family protein produces MDSTEFGERIESVIRAQTDDSLRSIIGYTRDAHTIHYLRSDVRQTYDERNIERAIDELRLETLEKEYINNLFKQMHGDFDCRIDVFENAVEMNFAVAEGEGLEIAIDRDHFVDQNTLVGDIIEAINEYLAGRPD; encoded by the coding sequence ATGGATTCGACCGAGTTCGGCGAACGAATCGAGTCGGTGATCCGTGCACAGACGGACGACAGCCTCCGTTCGATCATCGGCTACACGCGCGACGCCCACACGATTCACTATCTCCGTTCCGACGTACGCCAAACGTACGACGAGCGAAACATCGAGCGCGCAATCGACGAGCTCAGGCTCGAAACGCTGGAGAAGGAGTATATCAACAACCTCTTCAAGCAGATGCACGGCGACTTCGACTGTCGGATCGACGTGTTCGAGAACGCCGTCGAGATGAACTTCGCCGTCGCCGAGGGCGAGGGGCTCGAAATCGCCATCGACAGGGACCACTTCGTCGACCAGAACACGCTCGTCGGCGACATCATCGAGGCGATCAACGAATACCTCGCCGGGCGTCCGGACTGA
- a CDS encoding inorganic phosphate transporter: MIGGLLLVGFGVALFVGFNIGGSNTGPAFGPAVGAGVISKLFAGALMSVFFFVGAWTIGRRVVNTLGRDLVTDPGVFTIETSIVVLFFIGGALFIGNYAGVPASTSMTAVGAIAGLGVAAGELNWAVMGEIAVWWIVAPLVGFWVSGVVGRYFYPTINRWIAIEQTDGSLLSLDRSGAIPRPTAGPNSTRREIVGTVVVISIGCLMAFSSGTSNIANAIAPLYGAGVDLNLLILLGCGAVTVGAFTIARRTLDTLGNDITDLPLTAAIVVAIISSGIVIGLSAIGIPASFVIIATMSIVGLGWGRATRSTTVSEGVRGEKTPNVSVGALTTEDPGEEAPDIGEEDPEDTPSAADLFNPETTGRVVLMQNVVPLLSTVGAYATFRLLFAFVW, translated from the coding sequence ATGATCGGTGGCCTCCTGCTCGTCGGCTTCGGCGTCGCGCTGTTCGTCGGGTTCAACATCGGTGGCTCGAACACCGGCCCGGCGTTCGGCCCGGCCGTCGGCGCTGGCGTCATCTCGAAGCTCTTCGCGGGGGCGCTCATGTCCGTCTTCTTTTTCGTCGGTGCGTGGACTATCGGCCGACGGGTCGTCAACACCCTCGGCCGTGACCTGGTGACCGACCCCGGCGTGTTCACCATCGAGACGAGCATCGTCGTCCTCTTTTTCATCGGCGGCGCGCTCTTCATCGGCAACTACGCGGGCGTCCCGGCGTCCACGTCGATGACGGCCGTCGGCGCCATCGCCGGCCTCGGCGTCGCCGCCGGCGAACTCAACTGGGCGGTCATGGGCGAAATCGCCGTCTGGTGGATCGTCGCTCCCCTCGTCGGATTCTGGGTCTCCGGGGTCGTCGGCCGCTACTTCTACCCGACGATCAACCGCTGGATCGCCATCGAGCAGACCGACGGCTCGCTCCTCTCCCTCGATCGATCGGGAGCGATCCCGCGGCCCACCGCCGGCCCGAACTCCACCCGTCGCGAAATCGTCGGGACGGTGGTGGTCATCAGCATCGGCTGTCTGATGGCCTTCTCCTCCGGCACCTCGAACATCGCCAACGCCATCGCGCCGCTGTACGGCGCCGGCGTCGATCTGAACCTCCTGATCCTGCTCGGCTGTGGCGCCGTCACGGTCGGCGCCTTCACTATTGCCCGACGCACCCTCGACACCCTCGGCAACGACATCACGGATCTCCCGCTCACTGCCGCCATCGTCGTCGCCATCATCTCCTCGGGCATCGTCATCGGCCTCTCCGCCATCGGCATCCCTGCCTCCTTCGTCATCATCGCCACCATGTCCATCGTCGGACTCGGCTGGGGGCGGGCCACCCGCTCGACCACCGTCTCCGAGGGCGTGCGCGGCGAGAAGACGCCGAACGTCTCCGTCGGCGCGCTGACCACCGAGGACCCCGGCGAGGAGGCTCCCGACATCGGCGAGGAGGACCCCGAAGACACGCCCAGCGCCGCCGACCTGTTCAACCCCGAGACGACGGGGCGGGTCGTCCTCATGCAGAACGTCGTCCCTCTTCTCTCGACGGTGGGCGCGTACGCGACCTTTCGGCTCCTGTTCGCGTTCGTGTGGTGA
- a CDS encoding class 1 fructose-bisphosphatase, with translation MTDTVAAIRAAVAGAAPEIRTGLPGRREKADAKNPSGERRLAADEYADELLETRLGGVDGVGAYASEERGGVVDTGEGYAVAVDPLDGSSNLEPNNVMGTIVGVYDAPLPASGRELVAAGYVLYGPITTMAFARDGSVTEYLIEDGEPTVLNEDVTLPDDPTVYGFGGRVPDWPDDFAAYVDEIESELKLRYGGAMIGDVNQVLTYGGVFAYPALRSAPEGKLRLQFECNPVGYVIECAGGRSSDGAGSVLDIEPDGLHQRTPVYLGNEGLIDRLDAALD, from the coding sequence ATGACCGACACCGTCGCCGCGATCCGTGCGGCCGTCGCGGGCGCGGCCCCCGAGATTCGGACGGGGCTCCCCGGTCGCCGCGAGAAGGCGGACGCAAAGAACCCTTCCGGCGAGCGCCGTCTGGCGGCCGACGAGTACGCCGACGAACTGCTCGAAACGCGGCTGGGCGGCGTCGACGGCGTCGGTGCCTACGCCAGCGAGGAACGCGGGGGTGTCGTGGACACGGGCGAGGGCTACGCAGTCGCCGTCGACCCGCTCGACGGCTCCTCGAATCTCGAACCCAACAACGTCATGGGCACCATCGTCGGCGTCTACGACGCTCCACTCCCGGCGAGCGGCCGCGAGTTGGTCGCCGCGGGCTACGTCCTCTACGGTCCGATCACGACGATGGCCTTCGCCCGCGATGGCTCGGTGACCGAGTATCTGATCGAGGACGGCGAGCCGACCGTGCTGAACGAGGACGTAACCCTGCCCGACGACCCGACGGTGTACGGCTTCGGCGGGCGCGTCCCCGACTGGCCCGACGACTTCGCCGCCTACGTCGACGAGATAGAGTCGGAGCTGAAACTCCGGTACGGCGGGGCGATGATCGGCGACGTGAACCAAGTGCTCACCTACGGCGGCGTGTTCGCCTACCCGGCGCTCCGGTCGGCGCCCGAGGGGAAACTCCGCCTCCAGTTCGAGTGTAACCCCGTCGGCTACGTAATCGAGTGCGCCGGCGGCCGGAGTTCGGACGGGGCGGGGTCGGTGCTGGACATCGAACCGGACGGGCTCCACCAACGAACGCCGGTGTATCTCGGCAACGAGGGGCTGATCGACCGGTTGGACGCCGCGCTCGACTGA
- the pyrI gene encoding aspartate carbamoyltransferase regulatory subunit: MTDKELRVSKIRDGTVIDHVTGGQALNVLAILGIDGSGGESVSIGMNVPSDKLGRKDVVKVEGRELSQSEVDVLSLIAPEATINIIRDFEVVDKNRVERTASVTGILVCPNHNCITNADEPVQTAFEVLEDGVRCTYCDTIIREGDVAEHIDTRGAGETAL; encoded by the coding sequence ATGACCGACAAGGAACTCCGCGTCAGCAAGATTCGCGACGGCACCGTAATCGACCACGTCACCGGCGGTCAGGCGCTCAACGTCCTCGCCATCCTCGGCATCGACGGCAGTGGCGGCGAGAGCGTCAGCATCGGCATGAACGTCCCCAGCGACAAACTGGGGCGAAAGGACGTGGTCAAAGTCGAGGGCCGGGAACTCAGCCAGTCCGAGGTGGACGTACTCTCCCTGATCGCCCCGGAGGCGACCATCAACATCATCCGGGATTTCGAGGTGGTCGATAAGAACCGCGTGGAGCGGACGGCGTCGGTGACGGGCATCCTCGTCTGTCCCAACCACAACTGCATCACGAACGCCGACGAACCCGTCCAAACGGCGTTCGAGGTGCTCGAAGACGGCGTCAGGTGTACGTACTGCGACACCATCATCCGCGAGGGCGACGTGGCCGAACACATCGACACCCGTGGGGCGGGCGAAACCGCTTTGTGA
- a CDS encoding Glu/Leu/Phe/Val family dehydrogenase — MADINPFESLQEQIDDAAAYSEVDDDVIERLKRPERVLSTTLSVDMDDGSIEQFRAYRSQFNGDRGPYKGGIRYHPNVTRDEVKALSGWMVYKCAVVDIPYGGAKGGIAFDPRDYSADELERITRAFAVELRPIIGSDRDIPAPDVNTGQREMNWIKDTYETLERTTEPGVVTGKAPSSGGSAGRVEATGRSVMLTAREAFDYLDRGIEGATVAVQGYGNAGSVAARLLEDIGATVVAVSDSRGGVYCGDGLDTAAVKAHKREAGSVVGYEGADEELTNEELLTADVDLLVPAALENAVTADIARDVRADVIVEAANGPLTPNADDVLTERDVYVFPDVLANAGGVTVSYFEWVQNRQRFSWTEARVNDELERIITEAFDRLVRTFEASDVPNFRTAAYVVAIERVADAFDDGGNWP; from the coding sequence ATGGCGGACATCAACCCGTTCGAGAGTCTTCAGGAACAGATCGACGATGCGGCCGCCTACTCCGAGGTCGACGACGACGTGATCGAGCGGCTCAAACGACCGGAGCGGGTGCTGTCGACGACGCTCTCGGTCGACATGGACGACGGCTCGATCGAGCAGTTTCGCGCCTACCGCTCGCAGTTCAACGGCGACCGGGGGCCGTACAAGGGGGGCATCCGCTATCACCCGAACGTCACCCGCGACGAGGTGAAGGCGCTCTCGGGCTGGATGGTGTACAAATGCGCCGTCGTCGACATCCCCTACGGCGGCGCGAAGGGTGGCATCGCGTTCGATCCCCGCGACTACTCCGCGGACGAACTCGAACGGATCACGCGCGCGTTCGCGGTCGAACTCCGGCCGATCATCGGCTCGGACCGCGACATACCGGCGCCCGACGTGAACACGGGGCAACGGGAGATGAACTGGATCAAGGACACCTACGAGACGCTGGAGCGGACGACCGAACCCGGCGTCGTCACGGGGAAGGCGCCGTCCTCCGGGGGGAGTGCCGGCCGGGTCGAGGCGACCGGCCGATCCGTGATGCTCACCGCGCGCGAGGCCTTCGACTACCTCGACCGCGGCATCGAGGGCGCGACGGTCGCGGTGCAGGGATACGGCAACGCCGGATCGGTCGCCGCGAGGTTGCTGGAGGATATCGGCGCGACGGTCGTCGCAGTCAGCGACTCGCGGGGCGGCGTCTACTGTGGCGACGGCCTCGATACGGCGGCGGTCAAGGCGCACAAACGCGAGGCGGGGTCGGTCGTCGGCTACGAGGGCGCGGACGAGGAACTGACGAACGAGGAACTGTTGACGGCGGACGTGGATCTGCTGGTGCCGGCGGCACTCGAAAACGCGGTCACGGCCGATATCGCCCGCGACGTGCGGGCCGACGTGATCGTCGAGGCGGCCAACGGCCCGCTGACGCCGAACGCCGACGACGTGCTCACCGAGCGCGACGTCTACGTCTTCCCCGACGTGTTGGCGAACGCGGGCGGCGTCACCGTCTCCTATTTCGAGTGGGTGCAGAACCGCCAGCGGTTCTCGTGGACCGAAGCGCGCGTCAACGACGAACTCGAACGGATCATCACGGAGGCGTTCGACCGCCTCGTCCGGACGTTCGAGGCGTCCGACGTGCCGAACTTCCGGACGGCGGCCTACGTCGTCGCCATCGAGCGGGTGGCGGACGCGTTCGACGACGGCGGGAACTGGCCCTGA
- the pyrB gene encoding aspartate carbamoyltransferase: MLQDHLISAAHLSRDDIEAVLDHAAAVDADPDLVRGRHDGRVLALCFFEPSTRTKMSFESAMKRLGGETIDMGSVESSSVKKGESLADTMRVVEGYADAIVLRHPSEGSAKLASEFVGVPLVNAGDGAGQHPSQTLLDLYTIRETAGLDDITVGIMGDLKYGRTVHSLAHALTNFDVRQQFISPESLRLPRNVRYDLHEAGAQVREHTDLEEVLPELDVLYVTRIQRERFPEEREYREVAGEYRINNEVLADASDDLTVMHPLPRVDEIAPEVDETTRAKYFEQAHNGVPVRMALLDILLGGEQ, from the coding sequence ATGTTGCAGGACCACCTCATCAGTGCGGCCCACCTCTCACGGGACGACATCGAGGCGGTGCTCGACCACGCGGCGGCGGTCGATGCCGACCCCGACCTCGTCCGTGGTCGCCACGACGGCCGCGTCCTCGCGCTCTGCTTTTTCGAGCCGAGCACGCGGACGAAGATGAGCTTCGAGTCGGCGATGAAACGCCTCGGCGGCGAAACGATCGATATGGGCTCGGTCGAATCCTCGTCGGTCAAGAAAGGCGAGAGCCTCGCGGACACGATGCGGGTCGTCGAGGGGTACGCCGACGCCATCGTCCTCCGGCATCCGAGCGAGGGGTCGGCGAAACTCGCCTCGGAGTTCGTCGGCGTGCCGCTGGTCAATGCGGGTGACGGCGCCGGGCAACACCCGAGTCAGACGCTGCTCGATCTCTACACCATCCGCGAGACCGCGGGGCTAGACGACATCACCGTCGGGATCATGGGCGATCTGAAGTACGGACGGACGGTGCACTCGCTGGCCCACGCGCTCACCAACTTCGACGTGCGCCAGCAGTTCATCAGCCCCGAGAGCCTGCGCCTGCCCCGGAACGTGCGCTACGACCTGCACGAAGCGGGCGCGCAGGTGCGCGAACACACCGACCTCGAGGAGGTGCTCCCCGAACTCGACGTGCTCTATGTCACCCGCATCCAACGCGAGCGCTTCCCGGAGGAACGGGAGTACCGCGAAGTCGCCGGCGAGTACCGCATCAACAACGAGGTGCTTGCGGACGCGTCCGACGACCTGACCGTGATGCACCCGCTCCCGCGCGTCGACGAAATCGCGCCCGAGGTGGACGAGACGACGCGCGCGAAATACTTCGAGCAGGCCCACAACGGCGTGCCCGTCCGGATGGCGCTGCTCGATATCCTGCTTGGAGGCGAGCAATGA